The following coding sequences are from one Plasmodium coatneyi strain Hackeri chromosome 11, complete sequence window:
- a CDS encoding Sec14-like cytosolic factor, which yields MTLDAGALSSNLDALIKKYGEQIKKIKSILKTKNISEKTEDSIIVRYILSYGEKLDEAADSIEKAILWRKTNIQPLLKNNKVCFKTDEDVILPIRIKPYYSLIKKSLAACTHKTTIDKQPIVIGRLKLCNFTLLLDHVPESILIDYIVYSNEHEFVVCNENTKKHNFICRTFRFIDLKGFMLKKFDRRFLRVFANTSKLSEFLHPQLVGKTYLINAPSYIRITIETLKTFGISRRTLNKLEIPKIISNKEPADCEWFSVLVDKNNIPSYLGGKCRCENGCIPGFKNELDDPLNLNPEEVKTEINNNLLKLKNQ from the exons ATGACTTTGGACGCGGGGGCGCTGTCATCTAACTTAGATGCACTGATAAAGAAATATGGAGaacaaataaagaaaataaagtccatattgaaaacaaaaaatataagcgaAAAGACGGAGGATTCGATAATAGTAAGGTACATTCTTTCCTATGGAGAAAAGTTAGATGAAGCGGCAGACTCCATTGAAAAAGCGATTCTTTGGAGGAAAACCAACATTCAGCCAttactaaaaaataataaagtatGCTTCAAAACGGATGAAGACGTTATATTGCCAATTAGAATAAAGCCATATTATTCCCTAATAAAAAAGTCCCTAGCTGCATGTACGCATAAGACAACCATAGATAAGCAACCAATTGTTATTGGCAGACTTAAGTTATGTAATTTTACCCTTCTCCTGGATCACGTCCCCGAAAGTATCCTAATTGATTATATTGTCTACTCCAATGAACATGAATTCGTTGTATGTAAtgaaaacacaaaaaaacatAACTTCATCTGTCGAACCTTTCGCTTTATCGACTTAAAAGGATTtatgttgaaaaaatttgataGGAGATTTTTGAGAGTTTTTGCCAACACGTCAAAACTGTCCGAATTTCTGCATCCGCAGTTGGTTGGAAAAACG TACCTAATAAACGCCCCGTCCTACATAAGAATAACCATAGAAACTCTTAAGACCTTCGGGATAAGCCGCAGGACGCTGAACAAATTAGAAATCCCCAAAATTATTTCGAACAAGGAACCTGCGGATTGCGAATGGTTCTCTGTACTAGTAGATAAAAAT aaCATTCCTTCCTACCTGGGGGGAAAGTGTAGGTGCGAAAATGGCTGCATCCCGGGATTTAAAAACGAGTTGGATGATCCGCTAAACTTGAACCCAGAGGAAGTGAAGACAGAAATTAACAATAATCtgttaaaattaaaaaatcaGTAA